A window of the Novipirellula caenicola genome harbors these coding sequences:
- a CDS encoding cell surface protein, producing MSDQAQASAPEPQKSETRSAAEVARERDSKSMREYLDRALNVLQKFGGASANEAPQELISLLENVRHLDEGKVIAIAEVIKHMSAFNSLVRDNVESIQIGNRYMEITQMFDSVREDSKRLIGQLDDGKISGTEKVSNWWMKLRRGTPSDRFEKIVEIYGDVAKDTKEALKTEELIMDAYIDFRFALKEAEILARELLDMQVPILEAAKADLAKTQEALDNYAGDDEGGKSKAELARDESRHRYEKEDETYQLLKDIAENLEIGYDVGETLITKLKQTHDVKERVYRRSVTFFTTNEHVFTILGTVYTSQHGLHEVTQATEAMKAGVNKGLEDVATLGRELERAALKAGYGSTIDPESVQKLVDAISGFQVESLEMIAELRRESEESTKAIRKSVEEGKKKYQETLARHARGELGKS from the coding sequence ATCGCGCGCTTAACGTGTTGCAGAAATTTGGTGGCGCTAGTGCAAACGAAGCACCTCAAGAGTTGATTTCGCTGCTCGAAAATGTTCGTCACTTGGACGAAGGCAAAGTGATTGCAATCGCCGAGGTGATCAAACACATGAGCGCGTTCAACTCGCTGGTACGCGACAATGTCGAAAGCATTCAAATCGGCAACCGCTACATGGAGATCACGCAAATGTTCGACTCGGTCCGCGAGGACAGCAAGCGGCTGATCGGACAGCTTGATGATGGCAAAATCAGTGGCACCGAAAAAGTTTCCAACTGGTGGATGAAGCTTCGCCGTGGGACCCCGAGCGATCGCTTTGAAAAGATCGTCGAGATCTATGGAGACGTGGCCAAAGACACCAAAGAAGCTCTGAAGACCGAAGAGCTGATCATGGATGCCTATATCGATTTCCGTTTCGCACTGAAGGAAGCCGAAATCCTGGCTCGCGAATTGTTGGATATGCAGGTTCCGATTCTCGAGGCGGCAAAGGCCGATTTGGCGAAAACGCAAGAGGCACTAGACAACTACGCCGGTGACGACGAAGGGGGCAAAAGCAAAGCCGAGCTCGCTCGCGATGAATCACGTCACCGCTACGAGAAAGAGGACGAAACGTACCAACTGCTCAAAGACATCGCCGAAAATTTAGAGATCGGCTATGACGTCGGTGAAACGTTGATCACCAAGCTAAAGCAAACGCACGACGTGAAAGAACGCGTTTATCGCCGCTCGGTCACGTTCTTTACCACCAACGAACACGTCTTCACCATCCTTGGCACGGTCTACACCAGCCAACATGGGTTGCACGAAGTCACACAGGCGACCGAGGCGATGAAGGCCGGAGTGAACAAGGGGCTCGAGGACGTTGCCACGCTCGGCCGCGAACTTGAACGGGCCGCACTGAAGGCTGGTTACGGCAGCACGATCGATCCGGAATCGGTTCAGAAATTGGTGGATGCGATCAGCGGATTCCAAGTCGAATCGTTGGAGATGATTGCCGAGTTACGACGCGAAAGCGAAGAGAGCACCAAGGCGATTCGCAAGAGCGTCGAAGAGGGCAAAAAGAAGTACCAAGAAACGCTCGCACGCCACGCCCGCGGCGAATTGGGCAAGAGCTAA